The nucleotide sequence TGAAAAATAAATCTTACGTTGCCCAATGCTTTTACATAACAACACAATAATCTTATTCAGTTTCACATCCATAAATTGAGTCCCAGAGGATCCTTGGTTCGTTTGCTCTTGCGTCAACGTGCTCTGATTCATCAGATAGCCCCAGACAAGCACCGACCTGAAATCTTAATATTTTTCCAATGCCTTCAGAGCAGCGAGACGGGCGGGCTTGGGCCATTTCGCAAGCAACAGAAATTGTTTATCCCGTGCTATTTCAACAAGCAGGGAATACGCTGTCAGGAGAGGAATCCTGGACAATGCGCTAATACTCTCGGCAATCCATTGCTCCTTTCTCTGCTCAAGGGAGAGTTCGGGCAATCTTTCCACAATAATTGCAGCGCCCTCTTTTTTCAAATCCGGGCTGGGATTAGCAGGATTGTCCTGCTGAAAGAGTTTGATAATAAACTGCTGATCCGCCTCTGAACGACTGTCAAGAAGAGGGCGCACCGCCCTGTCCAACCAGCCCAAAGGTTGTTCCCTCAGTCCGTCAATGAGTTTTTGACAAAAATATGCTGCCTGTGATGACTCAAGCAGGATCCTGAAAAGAAAAGACAAAGCTGGAGGATGCGACAAAAAGATATCTGCCGCTATCTTCCTTTCTGTCAAGGCATCAAGTCTCTTAAGACAAGGGGTTGCAGCCTGCATCCCCTGTTCAGACAAACTTCCTGCAACCGTGCAGAGTTCCTGAAAGACCTCAGGTTCTTTCTGCTTCCCTTCAAGCAGGAGTTCATTGACCAGAAAAGGCCAGAACGCAATGAACTCATGAGCATTCAGTTGTTGACAGATATCTCGAACAAAAACCAGGGAAGACGTACGGGGCGATGAGCGGAAGGTCTGAAGAAGAAGAACAAGGATAAGGTGCAGACGTTCCCCATCCAGGGTTTTGAAGAGCTGGTGGGCTCCCTGAATCAGTATCTGCCACTCCTCCTGTTCCAACACGGTGTCAAAATACCCGGTCAATGCCTCCTGTATGTTCAAAAGGATTTGGCTCTGGAGAGGCCGACCTAGGGTCACCATGAAGACAGATAACTGTTCACTGCGAGTATTTTGAAAAAACGGTCCAGTAAAGCTCCTCCCTTCCAGGGCCAGGAGCTCCTTTTTTAACTCCCCAATGGTGATATCGGTTCTGTCATGAGGACGTAAGCTTTTTTTCCCTTCCTGAACCTCGTCCTCAGCTTCAGGCACAGGCCCCTTTGTTATATCAATCAAGAGATTGACCGCCTTTTTAACGGCCTGCTTGGATTGAGTATCCGCATTGGGATCGTCAAGAGCGGTTAAGATAGCCAAAAGCCCATCAATATTATAGCGTTCTTCTAGGGGCTGAGCAGAATCCTTCTGAAAAGATGATTGAATAAACTCAACAAGACCGAACAATAATTTTTCGACATCTTCCCATGTGACAGAGGCAAGACCGGAATTATTGAGTTGTCTTTTTTCAAGACGCCCCTTAACTGACTGTAATAATTCGCGGCAGATAGAAACCATTTCCTCTGGAACACCGCGATCCATCAAGGAAGAGAGAAGGTATTCAAGCGTTGGCTGGGCAGTACCCTTGGGTGCCTCATCGACGTTGACACCCGTTTCGGAGGTAAATTTGAGCTGCCGGACGTTGACGGTTTGTGGTAAGCCCGTGATGATCATTCTTGAAAAATCACGACTGCTCCGAACCTTGCTGTTTTGCCCAATGATTTCGCCAAAAAATTGGCGGGCCTCATCGGCATTGATATCACGATGGATGTCAAGCGAGGTTATATGCAGCGCAGAAAACATCTCATAAAATATTTTTACAGCTGGCTGCTTCCTGTCGAGCTCATTTTTTTGCAACGACAGGGTCTGTCCTGTCACGGAAAAATGAACACAACCTGTTTTTTTATCGGCAGTCCCTTCAACAATGTCTAAAAAAGCATCTATTGCCCTATCAGCCACATTATGACCTATCGGATAGTATAAACCGATATTATACACCCGTTGCATCGCGTTCATCAACTCGTAATAACATTGAGGAACGTCAAGTTGCGGTTCAATTTTCCATGTAGTCTTCTGTGGCGAATCCATACGCGTCAAGCCGCTCATAACAAGGTTACCATCTGCTGGATGCAGTTATGCTCAAAGATGCCCCTGGACAATCGCATCGGCAAAGCGGTGTGCCAGCTCTTCCAGATACTGACGCTGCTCAAGTTGTTGCAAAAATTCTTCAGGCAATTGCCTATACCCACAGGCCGCGCCCCAGATAGCCCCGGCCATAGCCCCAATGGTATCCGTATCACCGCCGACTTTCCGGATGTAGGTTAACAGATGGGAAAAAGGGGCCTCACGCAAAGCAAGCCCAACAGAAAATGCTGTAACACAAGAATCTTTCGCTCTGATGCCATTTCCCAGCTCGCTCGCCACCTGTTTCGGTAAAACAGGATGGTCTGCATGCAGCAACCTCTCTGCAACGGTAAGTCTGTTTTGCACATCAACGGTTTGGATATGGAGGCGGAGTCGCTTAAAAATCTCTTGCACAGAGTAGTCCAAACAGGCCAAGGCCGTGGTCAGGGCGATGATCACAGCGCCATCCTGGCCAGCGGGATGAGCATGGGTCACAACGGTTGCCTCACGAACAGCCCGAACCAACCGCCTTTCACGCCCTGCCCCATAAAAAAGTCCTATGGGCGCGGCCCGCATAGCACCACCATTACCGAAAGAACCGTTAGGGTAAACAGCCCGGTTGGCAATCTGCCAGGGCTCTCCCCGACGAATACGTTTCAGCAGCTTTCCTGCTCCTGGCCCGTAGCCCCGGGTCCATCTGTACGAGTGGGCAAAACGGTGAGCAAGATCTTTCTGGTCAATCCGTTTGCAGGCCAGGAGAGATTCCATCACATCAACAGACATCTGCGTGTCATCTGTCCAGCATCGCCTGCCTCTCCGCCTGCCCAGCACCAGCCAAAGCAGACGCTCAACCTTCCCGCCTTCATACGGAGCACCAAAGGCATCGCCCAAAGCGGAAGCGAGGACTGCCCCGCATATACGATCTTGGCTATCCGTTTTTTCCATCAAATTCAAGAATCAGCTAAAACTGGCCACCAACATAATAAAGACCAAAACCGCCGCACCCGCTGAGACCCCTGCCCCGATATACTGCCAGGACAGAGCCACCACCGTAGTAATAATACTGCCAATACAGATTTCTTTCCCGTGTTCTTTATCCAAAGAATAAATAGCTGCTCCGATAGCCGCTATAGCAAGCAATACCATCGCAGCTGTAAAAAAAACAGAGAGTCGTTGCAGACTCTTGATTTTTCGTTCACTCTCGGAAAATTTTATTAATATATTCTTCGCCTCAGGATCTTTCAAGGGGGCAAATTTTATATTCACCCCTTCAATTTCCAAAGATACTGCCGCGTGATCGACCCGCCCCTCTGTTTCTATTTCTTTAATTTTCTGCGTTATCATACAGGAAGGAAGAATGGCAAGCATCAGAGAAAGACAGGATAACAACAGAGACAGAACACCGATTCGATACCTTGTCTGTTTCATGGGTAATCAGTTCTTGGAGAAATGGTCGAATCCTTGAAATGAAATTCGCTGTTCTTCGTAACCGCGAGCTGTTTTCTCCTGAAGGGTAACACCTTGTCCCTCAATGACATTCCCTATAGGAGTCATCCTGATCCCCTGCTCGGCTGCAACGGCCAGAATGACGTGTCGGTCTCTTGGGGCTGCTGTAAAGAGCAGTTCGTAATCTTCGCCGCCTGCAATCATCCAATCTCGTCGCCTCGTTCCCAACAAGGAGGCCGCAGGAGCAAGCCCCGCACGCCCAGGGAGTTTTTCCGCCTCAATTCGCGCGCCCAGCCTACTTTGTTGGCAGAGATGGGAAAGATCCGTGGCCAGTCCGTCGGAAAGATCCATCATGGCATGAACACAACCGGTTTGGGCAAGGGCCCTGCCCAATTCCACCCGCGCCTCAGGATCAAGATGTTTCTGAATACAAGGTGCTAGTTCAGGAGGATACGCAAAAGAATCCTCAACATATTGCCCCGCTCGAAAGCAGTCAAGACCAGCAGCAGCATATCCCAACGAACCAGAGACCCAGACAGTATCCCCCGATCTGGCCCCATGTCGATACAAAACCTGATCCTGTGCTGTCTCACCGATCAGGGTCAGGGTCAGGGTCACCTTTCCCGGGCTGCACACTGTATCGCCTCCGATCAACAGGCAACCGTACTGACGGCAGGCCGCAGTGATTCCTCTGCTCAGCTCTGCTGCCCATTCCGGGGAAAAACCAGCGGGCAGCCCAAGAGAAAGGAGGACAAAGACCGGTCGTCCTCCCATTGCAGCAATGTCGCTCACATTCACTGAAACGGCCTTACGTCCCAACAGATAGGGGGGATGCCAGCAACAGTCAAAATGAACCGATTCAATCAGGGTGTCCATAGTTAACAGCCAGACATTTTGCGGGTCCTTTACAACAACAGCGCAGTCATCGCCAATCCCCTGCACTAAACCCTCACCTTCGTTATCGGTAACGCGTCGGATCTGTTCGATAAGATCTCGTTCTGTCATAACCGTTCCCGCCACCCACCGTAATTCGTCTCCTGATAGCTCTTGAGGAGCTTACGGGTTTCCTTGCCATCCCCGCATTTCAGGATCTGCTTTGCCAATCCATTTAAGCGGCGTGAAGTGGAGTGGCGGAGCAGACGTTTGACATGGGGGATTGCCGAAGGGCGCATGGAAAGCTCATCTAAGCCAAGCCCCAACAAGACCGGGGCCATAAACACATCTCCCGCCATCTCACCACAAAGAGCCACCTCAATGCCCTGGGCATGTCCTGCTTCCACGGTTCGACTGATCATACGCAGGACAGCGGGATGAAGAGGATCGTACATCTTGGCCACATATTCATTGCCCCGATCAATGGCTAAAGAATACTGAATCAGATCATTGGTACCAATACTGAAAAAATCAACCTCTGCGGCCAAGACATCGGCCATAGTGACAGCACTGGGCACCTCAATCATAATCCCGATTTCGACATCCGAGTCAAAAGGAATACCCTCACTGGTCAAATCCTCCATGACCTGAATAATGATCTCCTGGATCTGTTGTAATTCGCTAAGGAGACTAATCAGGGGCAGGAGAATGCGAAGTCGGCCAAAGGCAGAAGCACGCAACAAGGCGCGCAGCTGAGTGATGAAGAGCGTTCGTTCTTGCAAGGAAAGACGAATAGAACGCAGTCCAAGGGCGGGATTGCGTTCATGCAAGGTCTTAAATTTATTCCCCGGAAGTTGGCTTGCAAGTTTATCACCGCCCGCATCAAGGGTCCGGATGGTCACAGGCTGCGGATCCAAGGTGATCACCAGGTCCTGATAGACAGCAAATAGGCTGTCTTCGCTGGGAAGATGCTTTTGTTGAAAATAGCCAAACTCTGAGCGGAACAGTCCGATACCGTCTGCCCCATAATAGATCACCCCCTCCATCTCGTCCGGGATCTCGATATTGGCGGACAGGCGCACTCGAAGTCCATCAAGGGTTTCGGGAGCCAGATGGATATACCAACGCAGTTCATCGGAAAAGGCTTGATGCTGGCGGTCATACTCCTGGTACAGCTTTTGCTGATCTATGGTTGGAGACAGACAGACCCGGCCATCATACCCGTCCAGAATGATCGTATCACCGGTACGACAACGTTCGGTAATATTTTCCACCCCCACCACAGCAGGCAGACCCAAAGAGCGGGCAACAATGGCGGTATGCGAGGTTGTCCCGCCTTTTTCCGTCAAAAAACCCAAGACCTTCTCTGCCTGCATACGGACGGTGTCAGCCGGGGTAAAATCTTCACTGACCACGATGACCGGCTCTGCAAAGCCGGTGGGAAATTGCTGACCATGTTCAGAGAGCTGATCCAAAAGGAGATTCACCACATATTCGACATCAGAAAAACGGTCCCTGATATACGCATCAGCAATATGGTCAAATTTCTTTTTAACAAGGTAAAGGGCACGGGAGAGGGCCCATTCCGCATTGATCTGCTTCTGCTCAATCAAGTTGGCGGTCTGATCCAGAATCATCCTGTCCCGGAGCATCCGTATATGGGAGTCAATAATAGTGAGGGTGTCAGAGAGATCACCCTCAAACTTGCTGCGTAGGGTCTTCAACTCCTGTTCTGCCCCGTCAACAGCCTGCTGAAAACGCTCCTTTTCGGCCTGAATTGCCTCCTTCTCCAGTCGATAACGGATCAAATCATCGGAACGAGGCCGCAAAACCACGGCTCGACCAACCACAATACCGGACGACCCACTAATACCGTACAGGGTTTCCGGCTCACGGTCTGCTTCCGTTATCATTACTTGTTCGAGGCCCCTTGCTGTATCCCGAAAGAGGCGTCTTGGAGAGGTTCAGGCTCTGCCAGAACCTCTTCCACAGCAGCGACGACCTGCTCTGCATCAGGCCCCTGGGCAGTGAACCGTACCCGGCTTCCCTGCACCAAGGCAAGACTAAGCAGCTCAAGGATAGAGGAGCAGTCAATGAGCTGCCCCTGCTCAACAATCTGCACCGTCGCCTCGTGCGCATCAATGACCTTCATCAAGCGCTCAGCAACCCGGCAATGCATACCGTTTGGATTGGTGACCGTGCTCTCCCAGGAAACTGTTTTCATTTAATCAAACGCAATCCGCCTTTTTTTTTTGTGCTCCCCTCGTCTTTCGCTGGAAGAGCTTCCTCTGTCTTCCCCTTTCCTGTCTCAAAATGAACCGCCTTCACAAAACGCCCTTTCCCACCCATAGTGAAGGTTTCCTGACCTGTAAACTGCTCCGTGCGGAGCTTCCAGACAAGGGGTTGAGGGGGGACAGAGAGGAGCTGCATATGCACCTCCCACCATTCATCCTTACGGGTATAATCTCGCTCAATCCCGGTGACCAAAGCATAACCTGCCATTTCTGTTTCCTCGACCACCACGAGAACAAGATCACCGACATCCGTTGTCTCTTTAAAAGGGACGATTTTTTTTAATTCCTTAAGTAGATTTTCCATATATTATTGTGTTACGACGTTATGTGCATTATTCTTTCGGACAAAGCAAGACGGAAAGATCAGGTAAATTTTTTCTGAATGGCGTGCAGAATATCCGTTATCTCAAAAAAGGCCTCAACCAGCTCTGGATCAAAATACTTGCCCGACTCTTTTCGAATCTCGTTATAGATCTTTTCATTCTCCCAAGGGGCCTTATAGCAACGTTTGGAAGAAAGGGCATCAAAAACATCTGCCAAAGAAACGATCCGGGCCGCAAAGGGGATGTCCTTGCCAGCCAAGGGTTTTCTCACCCATTCCGTACCTTCTTCCACCAAGCACCCCGGATATCCCTTGCCATTCCATCGCTCATGGTGATGAAGAACGATATCATGGGTCATCCGGTCAAGCTCCGAAGAGATATTGGTAAACAGCGCCGCACCAGAGACCGTGTGATGTTTAATGAGTTCAAACTCTTCTGAGGTCAAGGAACCTGGTTTTTTAAGAATTGCATCCGGGATACCGACCTTACCGGCATCATGGAGGAGGGCAGCACAACTGAGGAGATCGCAATACTTGGTGATCTCAGCCTGAGGTACTTGCCGTTTTTCAGCCCACCGCTTATAGATCTCAACACTGTAGGCACTGACCCGGTGGACATGTGCTCCGGTCTCTTCAGGATCATGCAATTCTGCCATTTTTACCATACGCAGAATCAATTCATGGTTCAGTATACTTCGTTCAATAATGGCGGCTGCATTATTGCTGAAGACACGAACCCACATCCTCCCCTGTTCAGAAAACCTTGTTACGCGCCCTTGCTCGTCCTTCGCATTGATAAGCTGCATAACACCAACCAAGCCTTGGTTATCCAAGGAAACAAGAGGGACTGTTAGAATGGAAGTAGTATGATAACGATTTTTCCTGTCAATAGAGTCATTAAATCGATAGGGCACATCCGAAGAAATATTATAGGCGTCATCAATAGCCACAATCTCTTTGGTCAGAGCGGAAAAGCCGACAATGGAATCCTCGCTTATGGGGATGCTTATATTTTTGTACTGGGCTGCCCCGGCACCTTTTTCACCGAAAAGCGTGTCATTTTGCACATGACGAAACTCCAGCTTATCTCCGTTGATAAGAAAGATGGAGCCTGCGTCGGCATGGGTCAGGTTCCGTGCTTCGAACAGCGTGGAATCCAAGATTGTACTGACATCCCGCAGCTGATTCAGCGCACTTATTTTGTTAAGAATTAAAGATAATTTAATTTCCTTCTGCTGCCGTCCGCTCATGTGTTTTTTTATTGATACATCACGTCGAATGCCAGCAGCAGGCACAATGCCATCTCCAGACATCCACCTGCTGCCGCCTTGTACCGGCACGATTTTTTATAGAGGACAGTATACTCCCCGCTCCTGCGGAAGCGACAGAAAATACTAAAAAACAGCATCATAGACAGAATCACCCTTCCCCTGGTACTGTCTGGAACAATATCCTGCTTTTTCGATGTTCCGGGCCTCCCTCACCAGGGAGGCTGTGCCGTGGAATATACAGTTAGAAGATAGGGTATAGTTTTAGCAAGGTTTTTTCAACAATAAAATACCGTTGAGAAAAAACCAGGAGGTAGCCCAGCTCTCTCCATCGAACTGAAGTTCAGTAACATACTGAAAAACACGACGAGAACAGCGCGGCGTGAGTTTTGCACTGCTTTTTTGCAACAAACCGCCTTGGAAAACCTGAAAAAGTGGCACCCCTAGCCAACCATCATACCAACGGTGAAATTAATAATCGGCATTATTACCTTACCAATAATCCCCATATAAAAGAGAACCAGCAGGATAAGAAAACCGTAGGGCTCCAGGCGGGCATAGCCCATCGCCTTATCTGGCGGAAGAACCCCCATCAAAATCTTTGAACCATCCAAAGGGGGGATGGGAAGCATATTGAACACTGCCAGCATAACGTTAATCCATACAGAGGCCGCGAGCATAGCAAAAACGGGATCTGAGAGAAAAGCAGGAAGCGCAGGCAAAATAATAAGCAGGCGCAGGAGCAGTACACTACACACGGCAAGCAATATATTGGCCACAGGGCCAGCAATGGCCGTGAGCAACATACCTTTCTGAGGATCCTTAAAATATCGGGGATCCACAGGGACAGGTTTTGCCCAGCCTATCTTCATGATCAAAAAAGCAAGCACCCCAAAGGGATCAAGATGCTTGAGCGGATTCATTGTCAGCCTGCCCTCCTCTTTGGCAGTAGGGTCTCCCAACTTCCATGCCACATAACCATGGGCCAGCTCATGAAAGGTCAGGGCAAAGAGAAAAGGAGGGGCGGTAATAATAAGCTGTTGAATGGTGTGATTCAGGGCCATAGTTTTTCAGTGATCAGAAGGGGAGTTAAAAAAATTCAGAGAGCCCACAGGGTATTTTTGTCGAATCAGGGAAACAGCCTCTTCTTTCCTGGAGACCTCACCGTTGAGTTGGGCACCCAGGGAGTAATTAATCATAATGCGGAACGAGGTCCCTGGAGTATACCCCAGTTCCATCAGGTCCTGTCCCGTCAACAGAGGCCGAACTCCACGCAGGTGGGTTACATAATGAGAGACTTTTTGGCGAATATGGTTTTTCCGGGCAATACTCATCAGGTACAAAAGCCCTTCATTCGCCAAGGGTTCCAGGAGCCAGTAGATCTCAGCAGGCTCCATTTCCGGTCGTCGCAACATATGCTGAGCAATATGATCCGCCTTCCGCTTCTGGCGAAAAAGCCGCTTGCGATGCTTGGGTGGCAGCTCAAAGCGGTGGCAAAAATTGCGCAGTTCCTGCTCACGGGAACGACTGAATACGGCCAGCAGACAGACCATCCAGGTCTTGCAACGCATTGCCCGCTCTCCAACCCCCTCTAAATAGAGGAGTTTAAACCAGGAGATCGTCTTTTCTGCCTGGGTAAGGATATGAATAAAGCGGCGATCTATCTTCAGGTTGGGACGTAAATCCGGCCAGAGAACAGGAAAGAGGTTAAAGGCGTCCAGTCTGCGCAGAGAGGCCAGGGGATGATCTTCCGAGAAGATCAGCTTCAGCTCGCTAAAGAAGCGAGGCCCGGAAAATTTCTCATACATATGCATCCGAACAGCGTTCCGCATCAGCTTTTCCGTATGCCTGCTGATCTGAAAATCAAGCCGCTGCTCAAAGCGAACCGCCCGGAAAATACGGGTGGGATCCTCCACAAAGCTGAGGTTATGCAGGACCCTGATCCGCCGTTCCTTGAGATCATTCTGCGAGTTGAAAAAATCCACCAGCAGACCAAAGCGCTCTGGATTAAGGTGGATCGCCATGGCATTGATGGTAAAATCACGACGAAAAAGGTCCTGTTTCAGAGAACTATGCTCCACTGTGGGCATGGCTGCAGGAAAGGCATAATACTCCAGCCGTGCTGTCGCCACATCAATACGCATGCCGTCAGGCAAGATGACTGTGGCGGTGGCAAATTTCTCGTGGGTACGAACCGTAGCCTGTTTCTTGGCAGCCAGCTCCTTGGCGAACAGGATACCGTCCCCTTCCACCACAATATCAATATCCAGATTCTTGGTCTGCAAAAGCAGATCCCGGGCAAAACCACCCACGGCGTAGACATGCATGGCAACACCATGAGCTATCTCCCCGATTTCCCGCAAGAGAAGAATAACATCCCGACGCAGGGTGTCTGTCATCAGCGAGCTGATATTGCGGGTCCGCTCTGTGGATGGATGCTCATCCCCATGAAACAGGTCCCGGGGAAGATGTGCCGGATCATTGATCAGCAGATTAAGCAGGTCCGTACGAGTAATAACACCGCAGATAATGCGCTCGTTTTCTTCCCCTGTTGTTTCCCGGACAATAGGGATGAGCCGCTGTCGGTTTTCTATGATCAGTTCTTGAATATCAGCCTGGGTTGCGGTTTCCGGCAGCGTAGCAAGATCCGTTGTCATATACTCGCTGATCGGCATTTCACCAAGCCTATGGGCAATGGCCTTGGTAATATCCCGTCGGGAAATGATCCCCAGGAGTCCTGTTGGCTTCTTTCGCTCGAAATTATCACGAACCACTGGCAGGACATTAATATTATAACGGGCTAAGAGCGCATTCGCCTCTTTATGGGTAACATCCGGCGTGGCCGTTATGACCGGAGAGGACATCAGCTCCCCAGCCATAGCCCGGGGTTTCACATGACGGTGCAAGCAAGAGAGCAGCTCCTCCTCAGCCTCAAACAAGGTCTTGTCGCGAATGGTGGCCGAGGCAGCCGCTGCATGCCCACCACCGCCCATTTCCCGGGCTATAACGCCGACATTGACCTCAGGAATCCTGCTGCGACAGATAAGATAAAGCCGCTCCCCCATACAGACCAGGGAGAACACCGCGTCCAAATTTTCCATCACCATCATCCTGCGCACCAGGACCGCAAAATCATCCACATAAGCGGGCAAGGTCAGGCGACTGACCGTAATCTGCACCGAGTGGACCAAGTAGGTCATAGCGTTTTCCAGGAGAAGGCTGAGCAGGGGGATTTGTTCGGCAGAAAGATCTCTGGTAATAAACTGATTGACAATATCCAAATCAGCCCCCTGCTCCAGCAACCAGGCAGCGGCATGTAAATCAGCCGGAGTGGTGGTGGCATAGAGAAAGGATCCGGTATCCTCATGCAGACCGAGACTGAGCAGGGTGGCCTCATCAGGAAACAGGTTCATTCCCTGTTCTTGCAGCAGCGCAACAAAAATAGCCGTGGTTGAGCCAACCGCTTCAACATGCTCGACAGCACCGTGCATGTCGCCGGGTGCATCAGGATGATGATCATAGAGATGGATCTCAAGGCCCGGATTGTTCAGACAGACCTCTAAGGGCCCCAGGCGATTGGCCTGGCGGGTATCGACCACAATAAGACGGGTGACAGAGGAGAGATCAACATGTTTGACCTTCTTGAATCCATAGAGATTGCGAATATCCTGGGAAAGGAAATCACGTAACGGGCGCTCTGTGGAGCCAGCAAAGACCAAGCTTGCCTTGGGATACAGTTTTTTGGCCGCCACCATTGAGGCAAGTCCATCAAAATCAGCGTTGATGTGGGTTGTGATGATTTCCATGCCCTTAACCTTACCCCATTCTGTCGAGCAGGTAAAATATTTTCAGGACAGGGAAGAGCGAATGGCTCCCTGACAGAAAAAATATCATCTTGGCTGGCCTGCCTCCAATGTCCCAAATTCCCCAAAGAACCCCTCTGCAAAACCACACACCTTAGCGCTCTCCCTTCCTGCATTGTCCGAGGACCCATGCCACTGCCTCTGGCAGATCCTCAGCCACCCTGCCAGGTTGCATCTCCTGCTGAGGCCCGATATATTCCAGATCCCCCCGACCATAGCCAGTAAGCACCAGGATGGAGGTGGCTCCGACCTGGGCCCCGCATCGCAGATCAGACCAACGATCCCCCACCATGAACGAACGAGACAGATCAAGCTGGAGCTCTGCGGCAGCCTGTTCCAGCAGGCCCGTCTTGGGCTTGCGGCAATCACAGTCCTTACGGAACTGCTCTTCCTTGGCCTCTGGGTGATGGGGACAGATATAGAGGCCATCGATATGGGCCCCTTCTGCGGCTAATTCCCGCTCCATCCGGGCATGCACTTCCTCTAATAAGGAGGGAGGGAAATAGCCCCGGGCCAGACCGGATTGATTGGTCACCACCACCACGGGAATACCCTGCTCATTCAAGGTCCGGATGGCCTGGGCAGCGCCAGGCAAGAGGATGAATCGGCTGATATGGTTGATATAGCCCATCTGCTCGTTGATGGTGCCGTCGCGATCCAGGAAGACCGCAGGTCGTTGGGTCATTTTTTTGATCATTTTTCACATAATACTTTCCTGCCCCAGAGGGACAGGATGGGAGGGATAACGTTGAGAATGCCCTAGGGCGAGCCCCTGTGTTCGCCCTGAACGTCCCGTGCAATATAAACGGACAGGCACAGGGACCTGCCCCTACAAGATGTACTGAAAAAAGGAAACTTATTTTCTCAAGAATCCCTTACTCTTTTTTAGTCGGCAGCAAAATAACCTCTGCTGCCTTTTCCGGCTGGAGATATTTGGCCGCAAGGGCAGAGAGCTCCTCAACAGTAATTGCGGCAATATCGCTTAGAATGGTCTTGGGCCATTCTAAGCGCTCAGGATGGCG is from Candidatus Electrothrix sp. GW3-4 and encodes:
- a CDS encoding ADP-ribosylglycohydrolase family protein, whose translation is MEKTDSQDRICGAVLASALGDAFGAPYEGGKVERLLWLVLGRRRGRRCWTDDTQMSVDVMESLLACKRIDQKDLAHRFAHSYRWTRGYGPGAGKLLKRIRRGEPWQIANRAVYPNGSFGNGGAMRAAPIGLFYGAGRERRLVRAVREATVVTHAHPAGQDGAVIIALTTALACLDYSVQEIFKRLRLHIQTVDVQNRLTVAERLLHADHPVLPKQVASELGNGIRAKDSCVTAFSVGLALREAPFSHLLTYIRKVGGDTDTIGAMAGAIWGAACGYRQLPEEFLQQLEQRQYLEELAHRFADAIVQGHL
- the thiL gene encoding thiamine-phosphate kinase, which gives rise to MTERDLIEQIRRVTDNEGEGLVQGIGDDCAVVVKDPQNVWLLTMDTLIESVHFDCCWHPPYLLGRKAVSVNVSDIAAMGGRPVFVLLSLGLPAGFSPEWAAELSRGITAACRQYGCLLIGGDTVCSPGKVTLTLTLIGETAQDQVLYRHGARSGDTVWVSGSLGYAAAGLDCFRAGQYVEDSFAYPPELAPCIQKHLDPEARVELGRALAQTGCVHAMMDLSDGLATDLSHLCQQSRLGARIEAEKLPGRAGLAPAASLLGTRRRDWMIAGGEDYELLFTAAPRDRHVILAVAAEQGIRMTPIGNVIEGQGVTLQEKTARGYEEQRISFQGFDHFSKN
- the ptsP gene encoding phosphoenolpyruvate--protein phosphotransferase, which encodes MITEADREPETLYGISGSSGIVVGRAVVLRPRSDDLIRYRLEKEAIQAEKERFQQAVDGAEQELKTLRSKFEGDLSDTLTIIDSHIRMLRDRMILDQTANLIEQKQINAEWALSRALYLVKKKFDHIADAYIRDRFSDVEYVVNLLLDQLSEHGQQFPTGFAEPVIVVSEDFTPADTVRMQAEKVLGFLTEKGGTTSHTAIVARSLGLPAVVGVENITERCRTGDTIILDGYDGRVCLSPTIDQQKLYQEYDRQHQAFSDELRWYIHLAPETLDGLRVRLSANIEIPDEMEGVIYYGADGIGLFRSEFGYFQQKHLPSEDSLFAVYQDLVITLDPQPVTIRTLDAGGDKLASQLPGNKFKTLHERNPALGLRSIRLSLQERTLFITQLRALLRASAFGRLRILLPLISLLSELQQIQEIIIQVMEDLTSEGIPFDSDVEIGIMIEVPSAVTMADVLAAEVDFFSIGTNDLIQYSLAIDRGNEYVAKMYDPLHPAVLRMISRTVEAGHAQGIEVALCGEMAGDVFMAPVLLGLGLDELSMRPSAIPHVKRLLRHSTSRRLNGLAKQILKCGDGKETRKLLKSYQETNYGGWRERL
- a CDS encoding HPr family phosphocarrier protein — protein: MKTVSWESTVTNPNGMHCRVAERLMKVIDAHEATVQIVEQGQLIDCSSILELLSLALVQGSRVRFTAQGPDAEQVVAAVEEVLAEPEPLQDASFGIQQGASNK
- a CDS encoding HD domain-containing phosphohydrolase encodes the protein MSGDGIVPAAGIRRDVSIKKHMSGRQQKEIKLSLILNKISALNQLRDVSTILDSTLFEARNLTHADAGSIFLINGDKLEFRHVQNDTLFGEKGAGAAQYKNISIPISEDSIVGFSALTKEIVAIDDAYNISSDVPYRFNDSIDRKNRYHTTSILTVPLVSLDNQGLVGVMQLINAKDEQGRVTRFSEQGRMWVRVFSNNAAAIIERSILNHELILRMVKMAELHDPEETGAHVHRVSAYSVEIYKRWAEKRQVPQAEITKYCDLLSCAALLHDAGKVGIPDAILKKPGSLTSEEFELIKHHTVSGAALFTNISSELDRMTHDIVLHHHERWNGKGYPGCLVEEGTEWVRKPLAGKDIPFAARIVSLADVFDALSSKRCYKAPWENEKIYNEIRKESGKYFDPELVEAFFEITDILHAIQKKFT
- a CDS encoding site-2 protease family protein yields the protein MALNHTIQQLIITAPPFLFALTFHELAHGYVAWKLGDPTAKEEGRLTMNPLKHLDPFGVLAFLIMKIGWAKPVPVDPRYFKDPQKGMLLTAIAGPVANILLAVCSVLLLRLLIILPALPAFLSDPVFAMLAASVWINVMLAVFNMLPIPPLDGSKILMGVLPPDKAMGYARLEPYGFLILLVLFYMGIIGKVIMPIINFTVGMMVG